Proteins encoded together in one Synechococcus sp. BL107 window:
- the pilM gene encoding type IV pilus biogenesis protein PilM, with amino-acid sequence MTNSSVVGSTFFGIDISGLGDQWSSWIRRLSKRVLLLEFGSDFLRLSESSITPNGIQLNHISRVQLPPEALERGVPTDPRKMAGLLQQICAEKKIRAHRVAVVLPPEVGFQRIVELPTALSTDEARGYVQDAKNCIQIPFPLAQTDFDLSPVPFPGDTNSHGDHSPYLLTAIPQLLVDRIIETLQIADFELQLLELGNSSQLRAMALDFTVLPSHQVDLVLELLPNSSDLLLVTCSGLLAFERLSAIRDFPDPELDEDQVVTALDSGLSAESFVVNDERYLPLSELDLRVLVADFKRSLQRFYELCPGCEIRCLQLAGINSAHPLLANLLQESLGLPVQLHRPLLSLGVSGFSLDDVLVQAGLGRLVGLGLGLLSREQLLSCPLDASKSVNNVDNKLSAVGIDQLIVAKAPSSSASSLPFLPAKSLEAVNQQPIDLPSPVSPAQDTADEIQLTEVIDITDEVVSPLQLKEEVVSEVKEEEEWPSIGVDELNEEVMSGVKEEEEWPSIGVEELKEEEVLSEVKEEEEWPSIGEEELKEKVVSEVKEVEGANRKPLNVTDPPEQKDGSDDGLLLIPGLENDSPSPPKKQSSKTSLDATSSNSDSLGELRFSDDD; translated from the coding sequence ATGACAAATAGTTCTGTTGTTGGGTCAACATTTTTCGGAATTGATATTAGTGGGCTAGGAGATCAATGGAGCTCTTGGATTCGTCGGCTTTCTAAGCGAGTGCTGTTATTGGAATTTGGTAGTGATTTTTTGCGGCTATCCGAGAGTTCTATTACCCCAAATGGCATTCAACTGAATCACATTAGTCGTGTCCAGTTGCCCCCTGAAGCCTTGGAACGTGGGGTTCCTACTGATCCCAGGAAGATGGCAGGTTTGCTTCAACAGATTTGTGCGGAAAAAAAGATTCGTGCCCACCGAGTTGCTGTGGTGTTGCCGCCAGAAGTTGGATTTCAACGGATTGTTGAACTACCTACAGCATTGTCCACGGATGAAGCGCGTGGGTATGTGCAAGATGCAAAAAATTGCATCCAGATTCCTTTCCCACTGGCTCAGACCGACTTTGATCTTTCACCAGTACCATTCCCGGGGGATACAAATTCACATGGAGATCATTCTCCCTATCTGTTGACGGCGATTCCTCAACTTTTGGTGGATCGTATTATTGAGACATTACAAATTGCAGACTTTGAGCTGCAGCTACTTGAGTTGGGGAACTCAAGCCAGTTGCGTGCCATGGCACTGGATTTCACGGTCTTGCCCTCTCATCAGGTCGATTTGGTATTGGAGCTACTTCCGAATAGTAGTGACTTGTTATTGGTGACATGTTCAGGCCTTTTGGCTTTTGAACGATTGTCTGCCATACGGGATTTTCCAGATCCTGAGCTTGATGAGGATCAGGTCGTAACGGCACTCGATTCAGGTCTTTCTGCTGAGTCGTTCGTCGTGAATGATGAACGCTATTTGCCACTTTCTGAGCTGGACTTAAGAGTTTTAGTAGCTGATTTTAAGAGGTCTCTACAACGCTTTTATGAACTATGCCCAGGTTGTGAGATTCGTTGTTTGCAGCTTGCTGGAATCAACAGTGCGCATCCATTACTAGCGAATTTATTACAAGAAAGCTTGGGGCTCCCTGTCCAGCTGCATCGCCCTCTCTTGTCACTCGGTGTGTCGGGCTTTTCACTTGACGATGTATTGGTTCAAGCTGGTTTAGGTCGTCTGGTAGGTCTTGGCTTGGGTTTGCTATCTCGTGAGCAGCTTTTGTCGTGTCCACTTGATGCATCTAAAAGTGTAAATAATGTTGATAATAAACTTTCAGCTGTTGGTATAGATCAGTTGATTGTTGCTAAGGCTCCTAGTAGTTCGGCATCTAGCTTGCCGTTTTTGCCTGCGAAATCCTTGGAAGCTGTTAATCAACAACCAATTGACTTGCCATCTCCTGTTTCACCTGCTCAAGACACTGCTGATGAGATTCAATTAACAGAGGTTATTGACATTACGGATGAGGTGGTCTCTCCTCTCCAATTGAAGGAGGAGGTGGTGAGTGAGGTTAAAGAGGAAGAGGAGTGGCCATCAATCGGTGTAGACGAGTTGAATGAGGAGGTGATGAGTGGAGTTAAAGAGGAAGAGGAGTGGCCATCAATCGGTGTAGAGGAATTGAAGGAGGAGGAGGTGTTGAGTGAAGTTAAAGAGGAAGAGGAGTGGCCATCAATTGGAGAAGAGGAACTGAAGGAGAAGGTGGTGAGTGAAGTGAAAGAAGTAGAAGGGGCTAATCGAAAACCCCTTAATGTCACTGATCCACCTGAGCAGAAAGACGGTTCAGATGATGGATTGTTATTAATTCCTGGCTTGGAGAATGACTCTCCGAGCCCTCCTAAAAAGCAATCTAGCAAGACATCATTGGACGCTACTTCTAGTAATTCTGATTCTCTT